The Archocentrus centrarchus isolate MPI-CPG fArcCen1 chromosome 3, fArcCen1, whole genome shotgun sequence sequence GTCCTCCTCGGGTCTGCCCGTGTACAGCTGGAAGGACGATTGCTGGAAGAACGGCAGAACTTTGGCCAGCGCTCGCAGCTCTATCAGGTACAGGAAGTAAAGGTTGCGGAGCCTCTTGGGCCCTTCGCCGGCCGTCAGCTCAGAGTCAAAACGCTGTCTGAACTCGGAAACATTGTGACCCCACTTCCTCTGATACCAGCTGTCTGAAAGTGGATAAAAGAGGGCTAGTTAGGAATCACAACACAGTCAGAACAAGCTATTTTGACtcgagacaaaaaaaaaaaaaaaaaaaaaaaaaaaaaaaaaaaagaagagaaaataaatgtgatGTCTCACCATCCAGCAGATATCTGGCGCTCAGGTGTATGTTGATGCTGGCATGGAGACCTGAGACGAGCCGGTAGAAAGCCCTTTTCTCCACGCACTGACCTGCCAGAGAAAGACACACAGGGTTGACCGAAAACTAGACAAAACTCAACAAAATCTTCAGGTGAAGCAACAGCTTACCTTCCAGCcagctgtagaaggtccttgcTGTAAACAAAGTCAGTGTCatcagaaacagagaaaaacaacaacaataacaccAAACAGATTGTTACTGcttactatttttttaaaacaatgaagACTTCCCACCTTCACTTCCTGAGCTGCTCTGGAATGCGTTGGGATTTAGCGGTCGTTTGATGGAATATGGTCTGGAAAGGACACaaaagtgctttttttgacACCTGCTTGCTTTtcattaaaggggacctattttgccttttctttttttttttttttttttaaatcatacacaatggtggatgctcatagtAAATATGGTGAAATGAGATCACTGTATAAACCCTGGGAGCCAAAGCTCAGGCTGTgctggctctgtatgatgtcagaggGACTGGATATCCCCAGTATGGTCATTGTGGACACTTCTTTGGCTGTAGCACAGAAACCCAAACTTTGGCTTAAAGGGAGCTAAAGCAGCTCACTtcaaacagcagatgaactAAAGGGTAACACAAAGTCCCAGTGTGAGATAAATAGACACACACGTTTACTTATCCCAAGTCACTGTGCTGCACAAAACACAGACGCAGTTGCACAGTGACTTAATCCCAAATGCTCGAGCTCCATCAGCAGACTGACATCTCAGTTTGTAGTGTAAGGTTCTTGAGTTGCacacaaaaagttaaaaaaaaaaaaaaaaatagaaaaatgtgaTGCAGTTTTTCAGAATGCTTACTTGAAGCAGTTCTCTTCATAGATGCTGTTCCAGATCTGCCAGGCCTCTGGTCCTTTGTAGCCTGTGAAACGTTCTGGATTCAGCAGCAGGTCGACGTACTGGGAGTCTGGTGAGTCCTCGTCTGGGAAAACAGCGACACTTTATTCTGCTGTACGTCACTATAAAACCATCTTTTTGTTAGCCAAATGTGACTGAACTTAGCAGAGGGTggagagtcacacacacacacacacacacacacacacacacacacgtatttcATTAAAGTTCTGGAGAAACACATACTAGTGTTTCATTGCATTTTCTAAATGTTACACAATCCTTGGTGTTGTAATTGCTTTATGTTCCCTAAAACTACTCCTTATAGTACATTTTACAATCAGTCCCAGCGCTGcttaaacacagcagcacatttgTGTGTGGCTTTCCAAAAACAAGAGAcacattctttttctttgctcCTCTTCAGTTATGTTCACGACTTCTGGTACACTTCCAAAACACTTCTGTTCCTTAAGATCACGATCTCCCTTAAAATAAAAACGCATTTGACCATCGCATTCATGCCATTTGTCAATCAGCTGTTAATTTGTTCTTAAATGGTGGGAATCCAACACCGTTGGACTGAGACGCACCGTCAACTACGCAGAAGCGTTCAGCTTCATCATCGTGTTTGCTCCAGTCGAGCAGAGCCTCTCTGGTCTCAGCGCtgggaaaaagaagaggagcagtCAGTTGGTTgagtcagggaaaaaaaaaagaacagatctACACTTTCTGGATAAACTTTAAGCAACATTTAAAAGAATTCAGATTCCTTGGCCATGACTTTCTACAAGATTTTATACAGTCtccaaaaaagcaaataaaaaaatgggAGAATATCTGCAAACCATCAGCAGAAGTGGAGGAAGTTCACATAAGAAAGCTCAATAATGGAAACACTAAAAGGAtccagctgagatggtttgggtaCATGTGTACAATGCCTCCCCGGTGAGGCGTTTTCAGCATGCCCTACTGGTAGGGGACCCTGGGCCGGACCCAAGGAGGAGGTGGatggagaagggggggggggttgtatgtACATTGAACTGTACTGTTTGAACTAGAATGGAGGGTAAGAGTGATCTTAAGCTTTATTTCATAATCTGCTTTTTGAGACTTTACTAACTGCACTGGATCTCTCAATTACTGTACCAGCAACATACTCAAAGACAGATGAAGTCGACCTTCACTCCGACTGTATATTTTTGGTATCCTACTTGAAGGTTTAACAGAACGTTACACATTAATTGGAGAAAGCTTCTTCTTTAACTAAAAACACCCATACTTGTTATCTCGGCTATTAGCaaggaaatcattaaaaacaacagagaCGTGTTGGTTAGGATTTATACAGAAACAGGCAAAAGGCAGAAATCTAAGATTAAATGCTCTCAAAGTTCAAAACTACATTTTAAAGAGAAGAACAAATGAGATGAGCCCAATGAGCAAGACTTACCTTAAAGAGACATCTACAGCTCCCAGATGCTTTGCCTTCTcacattcatcctgctgctcgTTAGCTTCTGCTGaatactgaacacacacacacacacacacacacacacacacacacacacacacacacacacccacacacacacacacacaatttacaATTCCATGAATTACAGAGGAAGTCTGAGGTGCAGCAATGCTATATTCTGTTAAATTTACTATGATCATGCATAAACATAGGAACATTTATTATTGTAAAATGAACTATAATGCACccacaaaaaattatttcttatagcCCCAcaacttgttttttgtttgtttgcttttttaattaaataacatCACACCCTTCATGTAAAACTCAACTGCAAAATTAGTCTTTATAAATACCAACAGGTACAGCAGTACCCTGAACATCAGTCAGGTGGtacatttacaatttttttGGAAGTAGTTCAAGCAACCCCAATCAGATTCTCCACAAAAGTAGTTGATAGGGGAAGAATCTCTCAGACGCTTCCTAAAGAATGAAGCAGCAATGctttttccacagactgcacgggatataaaagatggatgtcgCTTCCAGCTCTGAAACGCAAACTAAATGTGGgcagtgccttaaacctgcattctttcttatggccagcagggggtgactacTGGctgcaaagaaataaataaatctttgggCTGGCTCCTTCTGTCACCTCAgtacactttcctgatgagttctTTTGAAAATGCAGTATACAACAGAAGCGAGCACAGCCATGAGCAAAATCTTGCACAATTGCCAGATGAGTGAAAATTGCATCAGCTCTTAACTTACTCACTTTGaatcatgtgacatttaagcGATATTGCACAGCATGGGTGTATTTAATCCGCCTGCGTACTGCATCGCTGCAGCAGTGAATCATTTCCAAACTGCCATTTCTCCTCAGCAAACTTTACACACAGAGACTGTAAACTGTTGTCAAAGTTGATGTTATGATGTAGTCCAGGGACCCTCTGGCTGTTAGACCCCGCCCCCCACAGCAGCCAGTTTGCATTTACCTGACAAGGATCATTAAATACTCACCTTGTTGTGGGAAGAGGATCGAAGCCCCTCGGGCACCTCGTTCTGTGAAGAGAGTTTCAGTCAGTCTGATGTGACCGTGTGCACCTGGTGTTAATATgtaatctttcttttttaaagataattcAATCTAGCCTGCATGTCTTTGCATTTACGCTTGCTTTAAATATGCAGCGACTGCACCCGCAATTTAAACGTGATATGCAAAAGTAGTTAAGTTGGTTCACAAGAAGCAATGCCGCTGTGGGGCTCTATTGTTATAGGTTACTCAGACACTGATCACACGTTAACAGCAGGCTGAATAGGGTGTAAAGGTCTGTTTACAGCTGGTAGATGAGCTTTAAACTCACAGGAGAGCAGGGCTTCACCGCACAGTCCCTCAGACCACACTCACTGCTGGCAGTCCAGAAAGGACATGGCTTATTCAGGTTCACCTGCAGAGCATCAAAGCCAAACACACATTCTGAGCAACAGACTTcacctgcaggtgtgtgtgtgtgtgtgtgtgtgtgtgtatgagtccACCTTACCTTGTAGAATCTGAAATAGTCAGACTCCAGAAGACTTTGAAGTTTGgggaacagctggttgttgttgaAGTTGTCGATGGTCTCCACGTCACAGGtgcagtcatccaggtcacctGTGACCTGATGTAGAGGGAACACAGACATCTGGTCATCCTGTGTACATTCACTCCTGACAGACAGTGAGTGAGTGCTGTCTGTCGCACACCTTTGTAAGTGCAAGTTTACAGACTTGCGCTTACAAACCAAAGGGCTTAGCATCAGTGCCAGAGATACCAGTGGGATCAACAAACCGAGTCTCCACAAAGTCCCACGGCTGGGACCATCACTGGGGTCAGAATCTGGAAGCGTCTGAGTCAGACgagaggtcactgaacaaactgctctccatcACACCCGCTCCACTCCACACCACCGAGGAGGCAGAGCTCCTTCTCCCTTAGACTGAGTCAACCCAGCTGCCATAAGGAGCGCTcctttctgtgacaggtgaacacacctggCAGGCATCAGATTCCACACACGTGTCTTCATCCAGCCATTTCTTAGATTTATAgtgtacatattatttattaatgcaatttGCATCTCATTCTTATTCTTTAActtaacctcagttttatttattttttcactgctgcatatatacacacacttctGGCACCATCTCACAGTGTAACACCTCCACTATTCACCTGTGCTTTTACTTTCATCGTGTTAACTTATTCTGTACTATTTCTATTCTTTATCCCGCTGCTGCAACACAATTCCCTCataggatcaataaagtatctactATTTTCTGAATATATGTATGCCGGAAATGTCCTTAAGTAAACAAAATGAAGGGAATTAAATCTTAACAGCTTTGTTGTTACATCTTCTAAAAGGACATCGGTGGGCCGATGTCCAGGGGACTCACAAGTCATCTACCGAACTTTGTATTTAACATTAACAGTCCCTTTGTTTTCCACGCTTTTACTTTAGCAACAACATAAATGCTACAATAcacataataaaaatgattttgccaattcattttaaatgtaggGGCCTAGGCCAAACCGCGATTGTGTTTATTGATTTACTTTTTCGTATTGTTACTGATGTTTGGATTACTGACAAAAATCATACAGTGACAGATAAGAAGAAAACAAGTGTAAAGCACTCATTAAAATGATGGAAACACGCAAGAAAGGAAGCCCAGTTAGCTGCAACATGTTCACATGACACGTGTTACCTGTATACCATCAGTCATTTCCTCGGCTCTATCAAACCcactttttttatttcctcctACCATCAAAAACGATTTTGAGGCCACAGCCTTGACAATCAGCTGCATTTGGATTTAAAGACAACCGTAAAAAACCGACAGTCAGGTAAACTGAAGCCTCGTACTAataatgacttttttctttttatctttacTGTGTGTATTTCAGAACAGCACAGGTAACTCAGAGGAATCCTTTCTAAACCAAACAGCCGCACACATGTAGGAAGTACTCACCTGGCAGAAACACCTGCACTCTGCATATCCGGAAGccccgaggaggaggaggaggacaggaacGAAGACCACCAGCTTCATAACGACCTCTCTTGTGTGCACAGACCTCTGTTTGTTAAACTTCAGCTACGTGtgaatgaaagcagcagcagcagcagcagctttgaggaggaggaggaggtgatcaGCTGTCAGCTTCCTCTTTATTTCCTCATTTCCAATCCGCTACGTGCACTACGTGACGACTCGatcatcatcagcagcagcagcagcagcagctttaatcACGTATCACAGCATTCACGTCACGCCGGTCCTGCCAGcgtctgtttttaattattttattatttgtgggCATTTTAGCGCTGAACGCTTTTTACTTCCTGTTCGGCCACAAAACCGTCCGACTGAAACTCACAGCAAGGCTAACTTACTGTTGATAGACTCGCGATAAATCATATTAACATCGACATGTGACGTTTTTACTCAGTATAATATATATGACGTATTTTGATACAtagaaataaatttttttttttttaaacttagtaAGTCgaataaattataattttttgcGGGATAATGTgagttattttgatttttaaaaatgtgaagaaaaattTGCCAATGTATTAATAACTACactcaaaaacaacaacaaacctcCCCGACTCCCCCTAAACGAGAAAGTTTATAATGGGATGCTGTAATACTAAAGGTGAGCCACACGGGGGCGCCAAAAGACGATGATTTATTGGCTTTTACACTAATGAGTGACAGTCAGGGTTCAAATAAACTCAAAGTAAACTTCTCTAAGAGAGTTTAAATATAGAAAAGGGAAAACCGCGTTATTTGCTCACAGAGCTGAGAAATCCCTGTGTTCAACACAACCTGTTTAAACCTATTTAGCATTTCAGGATGATTCGGGGCCTGTCTCAGCTGATTTAGGAAAAGAGACAGGTTAACCCTGGACCTTTCGCACCTACGACcactttagaatcaccaattaacctagcaAGCACGTCTTTAGACTGCTTTGGACTCCCCGACACTCTCCTGAGAAAACCTATGCAGGCACAGGGCTCTCAGGTCggtacagcattaaaaacaggaataattctgtcatggaaatcactgcatgggctcaggaacacttccggttcaccgtgccatccacaaacGCAGCTCTATCATCCAGTGAAAAGGGCTTCTCTGgcctcatttaaaatggaaaagtggaaaactgtactgtggtcagatgaatcaaAATTGGAAACTGTTGTTGAACCACTGTTCCCGGATCTTATTGGCTTGTTACCatcttaaaacaaataaataaaattctagtatatatatatatatatgtatatatatatatatatatgtgtgtatgtgtgtgtgattgtcaGTTCCATACGAataataaaagagagaaaaaaagaaagatgaagtTCTGAGGCGTTTCTCTTCCTTTACATTCTTCTAACCTCTCACATTTTTGTGGTGACTCCTGCAGGTTGTGGGCCCCAGACTGCGAATAAAACTCTACAAATCCTGCTTACACACTGGACCTGcgtaaaatgtcatttttattatgttatCAGTCACAAAGGTCAGTTtctgcaaagaaagaaagaacgaaGTACACTCACCTTTACTTCTAATACTTTAGACAAATGTACtcctgtacttctacttaagtggGATTTTGAGTTTTATGTGTAACTGAGTATCTTTACATTATGAGAAAGgttttcatattttacagtGTGTTGTTTTGTATAAATAGGTCATGCTAAATTAACAAGCAGCTGTCAAATGTCTATAGTGTAGAAAAGAGAGAATTTCCCTTTGAGATGCAGTGGAGTACACGTACAGCGCAGCACGGAGTATATACTCCGTCATAGATAGTCGAGTAAATGAACCGTGTTGCATTCCAACACTTCACAGAGTCAAACCTATCACCTAAAAATAGTTTCCACGTCTCCCTGACGCACCAGTTAAAACATTCAGCTTCACTCCTGTGTGGATGTGGACCTCATTAGCTGTGGCTTTGGAAACATTTCcttttcttacattttcttGTAGTTTCGTCGCTGGTCGCCCCCCTACACTATGTATCTGTCTCTATTTTGGTGCTTCCTCGCGCTGCCAAGCCCCTGACGTAATGCTCTACTGTTAATGACTAGCATGTGGAATTGGGCAGCGCGAGCCCCCCTTACGTTAAGGCGACCGAAACGAAGCCGGACATCGACTGCACctaccttcaaaataaaagcgtaATGCTTTAACGGACGTTCACAACAGCGGTACGAAGTAACTAAACACGAACTACGCAAATACTATTCACGAGCACTTTTCAGAGTACTTAAGCTGAGTATTGTATCTCCTGCGTCTTTACACTTGTACATAAACATGTGCTTTCCGGTACATTTACAGGGAAAAAAGATTAGGGGCACtgaaaagcaataaataaacaaataaaataaaataagagtgGGATCATGGCCAGAACTATGATTTTATGATGAGATTAAAAACTCAGAATTCtaggatttaaaaataaaatctgaattatcagattaaagtcagaattttgAGAAACAAGCCAGATTcctgaggaaaaataaataaataaataaaattcttaaaaaaaaaaaaaatccatccatctatccatccattttcttccgctcatgcggggccgggtcacggggcaGCAGcacaagcagagaagcccagacctccgtCTACcctgccacctccaccagctcatccggggagaccccaaggcgttcccaggccagccgagagatatattatcttcagcgtgtcctgggtctgccgcggGGCCTCCTCTCTGTTGGACATGCCCGGAGCAcgtcacccaagaggcgcccaggaggcatcctagtcagatgcccgaaccacctcaactggctcctttcgatgtggaggagcagcgactctactttgagcccctcccgaatggctgcactcctcagcCTATCTAAAAAATCTGAACGTTTTTAGGTTGAAACTGGTGTGGTATTTTAGTTTTCCTTTATAACgttttcttaaaaaacaaaaaactggtcAACGCCACTGgttgactttattttgaaaactatTAACGGAAGTTGCTGCCATCCGTACCGCTAATCTGACCGTGGAGTTTTAGAGCAGAGGAGCCCGTCTGCTGGGGGAGAGGCAGAGGAAAAGTTAGTCAAGATGGCAAATCCCACAGACCGGGAGTAAAGGGGCACCGCTCCCCCAAAAAGCCGAGCCTGCCGCCCGTTCTGAAGCAAACCCAACCATGCAAACTGCGCCAGCAGGTAATGACCATTTCTTTCACAATTCAAACCCTCAGattgaagttttttgtttttttttttagctaaacGTTTTTCCCGGTGTTTTGTCAACTCTACTTTagtctttaaattaaaatgttagcAGCTGACTAAGCTAAAGGTTTTTCATCTGAAGTAAAGCCAAGGGGAATTTGGAAACCACAGCCGTCAAATGTTAGTCTCATTGCTAACGCTGTTGGGAAGTGTCAATTTGCTAACGATAACTTGCGTTAAAATCACAGTTGCTCGGCGGTTATCCTATGGAAATGGTCTAGATAGGAATACGGATAAATGTGCAGATTTATTAACTCGTTTTCCGTTTTATAACATTTTACAAACTGCTCGCACTACTACTGTATGCTGACAGACATCCCCGGTGTGCTGATGAAGCCAAGTGACAGTTTTAGACAGCGGTTAAGGCTCAGGAACCTGGAGCCAGCTCCTAGCCTGCGCTACAGTGTTTCTCCGGCTGAAACCTACCCTCACAGCCTGTTCCCGGGCTCAGATACAGCGGTTTCAAAACTAACCTGTCATTAGAATAACGGAGGGAAGTCGGTGCTAACGTCTGTACTGCATTCAGGCGTGCCAGTGGCTGCCGTCGGTAACCCGGCGTCCTTTTTGGAAAATTCCGGGATGTAGCGCCAGTAATGCAGACAGCTGTATTTTTAGGAATGGGTGgataccaaaaaaacaaaaacg is a genomic window containing:
- the ero1a gene encoding ERO1-like protein alpha; translation: MKLVVFVPVLLLLLGASGYAECRCFCQVTGDLDDCTCDVETIDNFNNNQLFPKLQSLLESDYFRFYKVNLNKPCPFWTASSECGLRDCAVKPCSPNEVPEGLRSSSHNKYSAEANEQQDECEKAKHLGAVDVSLSAETREALLDWSKHDDEAERFCVVDDEDSPDSQYVDLLLNPERFTGYKGPEAWQIWNSIYEENCFKPYSIKRPLNPNAFQSSSGSEARTFYSWLEGQCVEKRAFYRLVSGLHASINIHLSARYLLDDSWYQRKWGHNVSEFRQRFDSELTAGEGPKRLRNLYFLYLIELRALAKVLPFFQQSSFQLYTGRPEEDQEHKEQLLHILQLARSFPLHFDETSLFGGDEKEAAKLKEDIRLAFLNISRIMDCVGCFKCRLWGKLQTQGLGTALRILFSERQIEALPKSSNQQPTFQLSRQEIVSLFNAFGRISTSVRELKNFRVLLAEEQ